Proteins from a genomic interval of Streptomyces sp. NBC_01445:
- a CDS encoding L,D-transpeptidase family protein, with protein sequence MRNAGAVRTAVAAAACSVLLMTLSACGGSSGGDGTGRKAGPGSAGTRQEDRPAVDLTRIPDVGDQLQSKIPQNAGQVIAVYGDGKNSGDSTVVLYTKSGSTWDKTHSWPAHNGKKGWTADHREGDKRSPIGVFTLTDAGGVLADPGAKLPYTQAASFQAPHYWAKSHWHDFDYVIAIDYNRVKGTAPNDPTRPEGQTKGGSIWLHMDHGSGTSACVSLSKSGMEYLLRTIDPKQHPVVVMGDKASLKS encoded by the coding sequence ATGCGTAACGCGGGTGCGGTTCGAACGGCGGTCGCTGCGGCGGCCTGCAGCGTCCTTCTCATGACCCTGTCCGCTTGCGGTGGTTCGAGCGGGGGCGACGGGACCGGGCGCAAGGCCGGGCCGGGCTCGGCCGGCACTCGGCAGGAGGACCGCCCCGCCGTCGACCTCACACGCATTCCCGACGTCGGTGACCAGCTCCAGTCAAAGATCCCGCAGAATGCGGGACAGGTCATCGCGGTCTACGGCGACGGCAAGAACTCCGGTGACTCGACCGTCGTGCTCTACACGAAGTCCGGTTCCACCTGGGACAAGACGCACAGCTGGCCCGCGCACAACGGCAAGAAGGGCTGGACCGCCGACCACCGCGAGGGCGACAAGCGCAGCCCCATAGGGGTGTTCACCCTCACCGACGCGGGCGGGGTGCTCGCCGACCCGGGCGCGAAGCTGCCGTACACGCAGGCCGCGTCGTTCCAGGCCCCGCACTACTGGGCCAAGTCGCACTGGCACGACTTCGACTACGTCATCGCCATCGACTACAACCGAGTGAAGGGCACCGCGCCGAACGACCCGACCCGGCCCGAGGGGCAGACCAAGGGCGGCAGCATCTGGCTCCACATGGACCACGGCAGCGGCACGTCGGCGTGCGTGAGCCTGTCGAAGTCCGGCATGGAGTACCTGTTGCGCACAATCGACCCGAAGCAGCACCCGGTCGTGGTGATGGGCGACAAGGCGTCACTGAAGAGCTGA